Below is a genomic region from Sorghum bicolor cultivar BTx623 chromosome 9, Sorghum_bicolor_NCBIv3, whole genome shotgun sequence.
TTGCTATGACTTCACTACCGACCAACCATTACAGAGGCTTTCCGGGGGAAGACCAAAGATCTTGCGCGATCGGTCCGCCAGAAAAACTCAAAAGAGAAAGAAGTCTCGTTAATCTCTTCATGCTCGTTCCAAGTTCGAAGTACCGTTTGGCCAAAGAAAAAGCCGCTTCCTGACACGATTGACACTTCCATCAAGACTCTAAATCAATCAATGCGAATAGCAGGAATGGTACTTGCAAAAAAAACATAGGACCAGAGAAATGGGAACGAGGCTGACCTATCCACGTAGTGAAGTCTACCTATGCTAAAGAGTAAGTTCAATATTTGGTTCGAGTAGCCAGCCCATTTTCAGGAGTGGCTTATTATATTATTCTGAAAAATCATACAAACAAAGAAAGCCTATTTTAAAAGTCCACCTTATCAAGGGAAAGGGAGATCAGGCTTGGCCTTCGCTTTTCTTATGAATCTTGATTTCTTTGCTTATACTCTAGTAGCTGGCGGAGCTAGTGCTAGTGGTGAAGGAAATCAAATGGCAGAGAAGACACGGATTCAGACTTCTTTTTTCAAATAGCCCTTGGTGGTATGCAGATTCATTGAACAAAGAATGCAGTCTTCCTTCCTCCATTTACTGCTCCCGATGTTGCCCGATTGTTCTTAGACGAGTCTCAATGCATGGTTTAATGCATGGTTTTATGACACAATTACTAAGACTAAAAACTAAATAACCGAGCCACATAAGTTTCATGGTAataaaactcctctctcatctgataaaactctttcatttaatgactcttaccaagtcagcaattttacttatgtagcaccctatttaatatgcataacattctcataaaacatgcattgagactagccttataCAACATTTCGGGCTACCACATTTCTAAGTTGCACGGGCGGCCTACAACTCACATTTTGACGGATCTAGATTGTGGTTGGGTCTGACAGAACGGATTGTCATACCAATGACAAAGCTGAACACAAGGAATAAGAACAGGGTTTTTTCTGCGGGTTGAGCGCGAAGGAGACGAACTTTGTATTTTTACAAGTCATCTGGCAGATGCAATTATGCATCAACACATGTATAAACAGTAATAGCAGGACGGCTGCAGCAACAAACTGTAGAAATTTGAACACAGTTTATCCAAACTAGATAATGTTTGCAACGTGCCAAAATTTCATCATCATAGCATCAACACATTTCATTTTCCTCTTATGAGAAAATAGTCTAGAGAACTAATCACAGATTGTCCATAATAAGAGCTACGCCAATGCAGCAAAATAAAGAAGTTCATCTATTAGATGAGAATTCGgcatcattattcattagcttGCTGTTCCATCGGTGTTCCCTCGTCGTTTCGCAAAATTAAAGCATCCTGAAAACCACTGTTCAAAAAAGCGAGAAAAACATTTAACCATATCATCGGGTAACAAGAACCGTGAAAACCAGGTATAAAAGGGCCAAGGCAACCATAACATGAGGTGGGCGGGTTAGTGTTCTGTATAAGTTCATTTTATCGAGGGGATGACACATGTTTGTCATCAGACCAAGATCACTTAAAAGATAGTAAGACGCTAATAGAATTCAATTAGGCAGAGCAGAAGAGTATGCCGAGATGCTCAAGCTCACAAAAACAAACCTTTTTGTGCCCACCAGCTTTTCCATACAGGGGACTGCTCTGTTCTTCACATACAGGGAGGGGACTGCTCTGCTCTTTCAACACATCTTTCAGCTAAAATAAAAGTTCGTGTTAGCAAGGAATTCCATGAAGAACATACACAAATTTAGCCTAGCtgcactttttttttgaaatgtcTACCTTATTCTCCTCAGAAGTGGAACTATCGCCCTCATTGCTGCTTCCCACCAGGTCAACTTGTTTTTCTGTACTAGCCTTCAAAAAAAGCCCATGCTGTCAGATGCTTCGCAATCCAatatacatgttagtaacaaaTTCCACTTTAGTATAGAGCACTGAACAAATTTTCTTTGAAAGGACTCTACCTTGGTTTCTGGCTTCACCTCACCCTTCTCCAGGCTGTTTCTTCCTAGTTTCTCATTGGGGTTCTTGACATTGATTCATCATAATTCAATGCATATCAGAAAGGGGCTCCATGAGAAGAACACAAAGGCACCAATTTGGTTGAGCTAGCTGCCCAATTGTCAGTGTAGACTATACCTGATTTTCATCTGTCTTGTTGCTTTCATCCATGTCATTTCTTGCTAGTTCCTTCGTGGAGTCCTTTTCATCGGATTCATCATACAATTCTTATTAGTAATGAGTTACACAAACAGAAACCAACTTACTTGAGCTAGCCACCAAATTTCAGTGTAGAAATACCTTATTTTCAGTCACATTGCCCCTTTCCCCATGATTGCCATTATCAGCCAGTTTATTATCTGATTCATTGGAATTCAAATCTCCAGTAATGTCACCCCTGGTGATAGTAGGGTAGAAAAATACATCATTATACCTTGCACAGATGAAAAGAATATGTATGGGGAAAAAAACTCAACCGGTGGGGAGAAGAACCTCCACCATGGTATTGTAATTTAAAAGGGACTGTATGGCCCTGGTCAAGAAATCCCCCGGACCCTAGCCTATGGCTGTTAGGGACAAACTTGGGCCGGCGAACACCGTAGCCACAAGCCAGCAAGGGGGTTGTTTTTGTGTGGAATACGAGGATTTGAACCCAGGTCGGTAGGCACAGCCACATCTAGCCACACCACTGAGCTATAGCTCAGTTTGCTATCTATATGGAATACTTGTCATGTACTCCTATATATTATGATAATCGAGAAATATGTGTGCAATGACAGGAATAGTATGTTACTAGGTCATACACAGTAGGCTCTACAACATCAGAACATTCATCACACAACTCCGACATAATAAACAAGGTACGATGCCGGAGATGATCGGtacacatcatccttgcattgTTTTTCACTTGATCTCCCTTCAGCAAACCAATCAGCGACTCAGCCTCTTTCATGATGCCCTAAAAGTTATATTGCAAGCAGCAAGACATTCATAAACATCACGGGATTAATACTGAAGATTAAGTAGCTAGGTCACAGATTGTTTTGGTAGAGTCAAGGCATGTACCATCATGGCAGCGGTGGCAGGAACATAATCTGTGCAGGTCATTAAGATCAAGGCACGCCGCCGGACAGCATTGCTTATAGCGAAGGACACGACGCGATCCCCAGTAATAATACACTGGCACATCAGCTCAGCCTCTTTGGTGATACACTTGAAATTAAACATGGTTTGCAATCGGCACAAGAGGAGTCAATTTACAAACATTATTGATGAATATAATTCCAAATTAAGGAGAGTTTGCTTGGCATGTTAAAGGTAGGGATAGGGATGCAAACATACCTTAAGGGCGATAGCAGCAGTAGGAAATTCAGATCCCGAAACTTGAGCCATTTCACGAGTGTGCTTGGTGATTTTGTGACTCACCAATGAGACATCGTTCTCATCACCATCGATAGTGAAGGATTTAGCACGGCATTTCCATTGAAGTTGAAGATTATCCTCCATCTTGATACACTTCCACATGATTTCACAAATGTTATGAGCATATATAAACTAATCAGAAGATGAAGCTAGGAAACTTAGAAGCTAAACAGGACAACAAGGTGCCAGGCAGAAAGCTACCTTGTTGGCCAGAGCTGCTAGCAGGCCATTCCCATGATCATCTCCATCGAGACTGAGATCATCGGCACCAGCAGCATTGCCTTCCCTTTGATGATTGCGGATGTAATACTGCCGGAGGTATATATTGTATATCCATAAAGGAGTAACCAGATCGACTGGAAGTAAGGTATCCCATCCCCAAGCTCTCTCGAAATACTCTGcgtacacacacacaaaaaaacagAGAACAATCGCAAAGTTATGTATTGAAGAAAATAGACATGGCATGGGGGAAGTTAGGCTCACATCAGCAGTGCTAGTGTAGTGGTGGACATAGTCGACAACTCCAATTTACCCAAATTGAATTCCAGTGGAGGAGGACGGAGGAGCACACAAAGGCAAGGCATGCACGcatcaaaaaaaattaaaaaaaaaattacctGGATAATCGACTAACTCGGTGGTGGCGACGGGATTTCACCGACCCTCCTAAACATTTCCCCGCGTTCAGCATAAACGTTCAACAACACAGGAGTAAGTCTTCGCAGTGCGCCCTTACTAGCTCTGAAGAGTTCCATCCCTTCTTCCACCTCTTCTTCCCTCCGTGTGTTTGGATCTGCACAACTCTGACCTAATAAGATCTCTACGTGGGTGGGCGGATTTAAGGCAGGACAGGGTTTGGGGGAGGGGAATCGATACCATCGGCGACGGGGGAGGGAAGGGGAGCCGCCGATCCAATCTTCATTGTGTTTCCTACTCCCCTTCTTCTTCCCCTTGTCTGGCTAGGGGTTTAACGGCAGTAGAGTTTGCTGTGGCGGCTAGGGTTCTGGGAACTTGGAAGTCGGAACTGCTCCAGGAAAGGAAGGGAGAAAATGAGAAATGAAGGCAAATAAAATGGTTTCATATTTATTGTGTTGTTCTGCAACTATTGTGCTGTTCCTGACAAAAGCTGGGTTTATAGCAAACGAGggggagcggaggaggagggcaGCCGCACCTGCGCCGCCCCGCTCGCACGCTCCGTCGCCCCCACCGGACGCGACGGCCGGGGTGGCCGACGCCGTGAATCATAGCTAGGGCCAGAAATCAGAGAAGTTCGCAATGCGGTCGAGGTTTGTGCGAGGAAACAATGGACGGAGCAAACcaagagaaggaagaagaggaagCGTCACGGAGGAGAAGAGAAAGAAGCTGCCGACCCGGAGCTGGAGGCACAAATATCAGATTCGAGAGAGAAGCCAAGAGAAGCTTAAGATGGGGCACAAAAATCACAGTAGGAGCCACTTCTCGCAGAATCCATTGGAGCTAGTAGAATCCACTTCAGCAAACGACAGCCACAAGATGCAAGATCGAACTGCCATCGTTTTTTTTGCTGCCACGGCACCTGCTTCCGTCCTGCAAGCTGCCGGATGGTTTAGGAGAGAAATTAGCGTTGCCTGCTGCTTAGTACTCTCTCCGTCTACGAAACAattaatttctagagttgtcttaagtcaatttttttaaattttaactaaatttctaaaaaaaatactaagatttatgatattaaattaatattattagattcatcttagaatatattttcatatgatgtGTATTTCatgttatagatgttgttattcttttatataaaattagtctaattttaaaaagtttgactgatacATATTTTAGGAATTTATTCTTTTTACGGACGGAGAGAGTAGTATATAGTACTTTTTCGGCTGTTGGTTGTAGAATACTCCTTGTATGTACCATTGAACATGCATGGTGTCTTTCAGTTGTACTTTTCAGCGGAAAGCCAAATTTTAGCGAAACATTACTATTTAATTTGACGGTGAATACAACACTCTGAACTTTATTTGGGACATGGTAATTACCTGTACTTTTTCGACGTCGTTTTATTTAAGATGTTATGGTGTTGATTCTTGGCCAGCATAGTTAGCAAATGACAATGCTTGAGTACATAAACTGCGGCACATTTTGCATGCTGTCACATCAGTGAGTGAGAGAGAGACCGAAAGAGAAAGCATAGTCataatttaaaatattttttactTATCTCAACAAATCGGCGAACAATATTTTTATCCATAACTTTTCAGACAAACAAACAGGGTTGCTGTTTAGCAGCAATTATTGAAAGATATAGCGGAAGCTATTAAAATTtcgtatttttatataaaatataaatatttctAATTAGTTACGCACAGGAAACAAGAAAGTAAGAAAAATTCACAAATGCAAGCTCTCAAATATGTATAGGCTTTTAGAAAAATATCACCAAATCCATTTCTTAACATTTATTCAATCAATCACATGAGTAAGATAAACATCCACATTTATTTAGCAGTCAATAATTATTCAATAACCCATTACAACTTGTATTAAATAAGAACACAGCAGGGAGGCGTAAAGCTATGAAAATGCTATAACCAACTATTTAAAACCATGTATTTTATAGAATACAGAATATGCTACTACAgcgaaaaataaaagaaaaatttaGAACTTACAACACAAAATTATAGAACTTACAACACACATATACATGTATGCAGCTACGGTTTAAGCTGAGTGGATGACGCCATAAGCTCAAAACTCCAGCCCAGCCATAACCTCAAAACTCCAGCCCACCCAAGGGTTCTTTATTATGGCCGTGTTTATTTGCTGAagggaaaaatttcgcgacactgtagcacttttatttgtttgtagtaattattatccaaccatggactaactaagctcaaaagatatctcataaatttcgaccaaactgtgcaattaatttttattttcgatcaaactgtatgCTTAAACTCTATTCAAAATCTTATTCATATTAAAAAGCATAAACCCTAAATATTTAATGCCAACAAAGTTGCCGATAGAGTCACCAACACTATTGGAACTTGTTAATATGATCAAAACTGCAGATAAAGCTACATACAACATTCGACAAACTATGTGTTACCAAAGCCGAGTTTGTCAAGTGCCTTTTGTCGGACACTCAGCAAATGTTGTCGAGTGCCACTATGACCCTCGGCAAAAAATGGAAGTGTGCTTGGCCTGTGGCACCCGACAAACATCAATTTTGTTGTGTGTTTTGTGTTTGCCGAGTGTTCTTCCCTGGGCACTCGGTAAAGTGGGTGTTTGGCGAGTGCCCAACAAAATGCACTTGATAAACCCGCGGGTACTCAGCATTCAAGGGGATTCCGGTAGTGCAAGTAGTCTATTCTAGACAAGACTATGCAAGAGGCACTCCAAGGCCAAACGATCAATTAGGGAATCTTGTGCACAATTTCTTTATCAcatttaaataatttaaaaaaaaaataaatcgcATCATTTTGAAAAAGAACTTAAATATATCCAAGTACATTTTGTTATGACTAATATATCAAAGTACATAAGCATGCTAGTTATGCGAgagtatataaaaaaaataataagagaagcctagagcactcacaatgcagactctatcagtctaaagttatttattacctcaaacaatgtggacttagagtgtaaataagacttgaagtcttattttttttttatctttttcttcaataaatatgctatcatattagcaaaatatcataaataatatgtaactaattatgactctgtgatagagctttgcattgtgagtgctctaaatCCATGCAGGGGGTGTTCTACCACGCCTCACCCCTTGTCTTTTAAAGGATCAGATTAGGGAACTGATTCCGAGTAAAACTCCTTTAAAAAAAGATTAGGGAACTGATCCGAGCAGCAGAGAGGCAAATCTCAATCCATGTTAGTACGATAGATTCCCTAACGGACCTGGACTCGCGAGTTCGGTCCGGATCCGGATCCGTGCAGGTGTCCGAAACAGGGCGGATTACAGGGTGACGATGAAGGCGGGGCGATAGGTCGCCGTGAACCGGCTCGCGGTCGACGGTGGCGGCGGGGATGCAGAGTGCCGATGCGCTCGCGGTGTTCTCGAATGCGGTTCAATCCAGGCagtttttaattataaaaaaatatcaggcagttttctttttttcataCAACAGATCGTGTCGTGATCGGATGATAAAACTGACCCAAGTATACCAATTTAAAGAGACGCTGAAGCTCATAGAGGATGAAGGTGATTCACTGATTCTTTTTCAAAGAAGGCTGAGATGTATTTCCAAAGAAGGCCTCTGCTTGTAAATCATGTCGAGAACTTCTATCGCATGTACCGTGCTCTTGCTGAGCGTTATGACAACGAGACTCTGGGGAattgcgcaagggtcttgcactGCATGCAGTCTCAAGGCTCTGGTATATCTGAAACTGATTCCGAGACACAATCAATTTCACCAGCTCCAGAGCCTAACAAGGAACAGAACACAGCAAAACCGAAGCACAAAACAAGAGCAGTTGGCTTCGATGTGTTCCTTGGTTCTGGTGGAAGCTCACACATTTCCAAGAAGGGGAGTGAtggatcatcatcttcttcttcttcttcttcagatTCTGATTCAGAGGTTGATGAGGCAAGTGAAGGAAATGGCAATGGGATTTCTTATATAATGGATGGACGGATTACCGAACTAGAAGATGAGCTTCAGAAGCAAGGCAACAAATTGAGGCACTTGAGGTAAAGAACATGCATTGCCAATGTGAAAAACTTGAAGAGAGTCTCAAACAATATAGATTATATCAAATTGTATGAAAAAAAAATTCCATTGCCATTTCCTTCACTTGCCAATATAGGTCATTGCAGGGCCTATGCGTCGAGGAGCCCTGCATGAACGTGGACATGAAGCTGGCCAACTGGACAGTCGAGGACGCATCCGCCAAGGCCCTATGCGCAGTGAGCTTGAGCGTATATATGGGCATGCAGCCCGGGCCCGTGAGCCTGGCACAAGGCCTGATATTTTGGTCTGGCCCAAAAACGGCCCGGTCCAATAACTAGCGGGCCTGGGCTGGCACGGTCTGGAGGAGTAGGCCGTACCTGGGCCACACCCTAGGCTCGTGAGTTGGTACGGCACAACCCGGTAAAAGAAGAGAGGCCTGTTAGTGGCCCATTATAgtttctttaattttttttaatagtACCATGTCAtcaagaaaatatttttttggcaatgataaaaaaaagaaaaaacgaaTAGATGATCTTCGCATCAAAAAATGTTAGAAaagattttaaaataatttaataTGTATACAAATTTGGTCTAGTATTTTCCTAGTATCTGGTGGGCCTTGGGCCGGCCTGGCCTGCTAAAAAGGTTGTGCTCATCGACCCGGCCCATCACAAAAAGTGGTCCAGTAGGGCGTGCTTGGGCCGGCCCGCAGGGCACGGCGTGTCCATCTATACTTGAGCGCGACGTCAAGTGGGGTTAAACGGAAGTGCGCGGGAGGGCAACCAGCGTGGGCGTGACGAGGAGGCATTGACCCTGCAATAGCCGCTGCGGCAGTGCTGAGTCGTTGTGGACGTTGTCAGAGG
It encodes:
- the LOC8061090 gene encoding uncharacterized protein LOC8061090, with the translated sequence MEDNLQLQWKCRAKSFTIDGDENDVSLVSHKITKHTREMAQVSGSEFPTAAIALKCITKEAELMCQCIITGDRVVSFAISNAVRRRALILMTCTDYVPATAAMMGIMKEAESLIGLLKGDQVKNNARMMCTDHLRHRTLFIMSELCDECSDVVEPTVGDITGDLNSNESDNKLADNGNHGERGNVTENKDSTKELARNDMDESNKTDENQNPNEKLGRNSLEKGEVKPETKASTEKQVDLVGSSNEGDSSTSEENKLKDVLKEQSSPLPVCEEQSSPLYGKAGGHKKWFSGCFNFAKRRGNTDGTAS